One Gemmatimonadota bacterium genomic window carries:
- a CDS encoding antibiotic biosynthesis monooxygenase: MIGVLTHHWAKDDCVDEARDRLNRNGIAQSQAPGFVSRQTLHALADETKITTLVIWENEEIYEGWRASPEREAVMSGAGELWSRPTESERFEVVHRLSRV, encoded by the coding sequence ATGATTGGCGTACTTACGCATCACTGGGCTAAAGATGATTGTGTTGATGAGGCTCGCGATCGTTTGAATCGCAATGGTATTGCCCAGAGTCAGGCTCCCGGATTTGTTAGCCGTCAGACTCTTCACGCGCTCGCCGACGAGACGAAGATTACGACGCTGGTTATTTGGGAGAATGAAGAGATCTACGAGGGCTGGCGCGCCAGTCCCGAGCGGGAGGCCGTTATGAGTGGCGCTGGGGAACTCTGGTCGCGGCCGACTGAGTCCGAGCGATTTGAAGTTGTACATCGCTTGTCCAGAGTATAG